Below is a genomic region from Rhododendron vialii isolate Sample 1 chromosome 5a, ASM3025357v1.
GTGTAAATAATAATGGCATTTAATAATGGCAGagttgtaattttgaaaatttgaaggtGAATATGGATGGGGATACAATTTGAATAGGGTTAAGGGTGTCCAAATCAACGACCAACTCGGTAAATCAGCCAATGTCAAAGTTTGACTCAAAGTGTCAGCCTTCCTTATCACCGTCGAtattgagtaattattcagtgtcCTGAGGCACCGTAACGTGGTGTCTCAAGTCCTTTCTCCGCTACACATTATAATGGGATTCATACACTTTGCCTTGAATTTCACCATAATGTGTGATGGAGAAAGGCCCTAGGACACCACGTAATAGTGCCTCGGGGGCATTGAATTGAATAATATACCCTTTTGGATCCCATTCTCCGCAAACCCACCCGATAAACTTCAACCAATCTCTTGGTAATGTTTTGGTTCAAATCAGCATTTTTACAAGACAAATTACGTACCCAAATGCTAAATAAAATCTACTACCATCGATTAGCCCAGCATTGAGAAGGGTCAGTTCGAAATGTGGCCTCTGGATAGGAGTACTTgttctaattttctttttctttttctcaaaatggaaaaaaaaaatacttgctCGGTAAACAAGGAGAAGCAACTCCACAGAGGAAAAACTGAAAACTGTAAATAAATTCACCGGCttcccttctcttttatttGGCCGACGCTTTGTCAACCCCAAACTTGCCGGGTCTGCACAGGAAGGAACTAGAGGCAAACCAAACTGAGTGTAGACATCGTCGAATGGATTGAAGAGCATAGAATCGTAGCCTCCGGAGTACTTGTTCTAATTTGTAAGTACCAAATTACTATCAAACATGGGACTTGTCCCAATTGAAACTTTGACAGGACAAGGTCGAAATAAAACAtctggttacaagggcttgaACTAACAGGATATAGCCCCAAGGTTAGTCCGGCCTTTGTGGGTTTGCTCCCCCACACAGTTGGAGCATGGTTCGATTCCTGGGTTCAAACCACAAGAAAGCGATTATTCGAGAATCCCCTAATCCCGTGTAGATGGCCTGCCTTTGACCGGACTAGGAAGGAGATTAGTCGAGATACATGCAAGCTGACCTGAAcgataagaaaaaagaaaagggatatAGCAACATGGAAATGATAAGAGAATCTAGAGCTTCCTCACATCCCACATGCATTGTAATTTTTAAGTGAACTCAGCCTAACTCAACGAAAAATCACAACTTTCTGATAACTCTGGGAAGGAACTCACACATTTGACAATAACTTGTAAACAAGAAACATTTAGGGTACTAGCAGTATCAACTATCACCTGTTTGTAACCTGGGCATTTCAACGAACAGGGTTCCCGGACTCTGGGATTTGTGAGGGTCTGATGCGTACATCCTCATCTTTAAACCCGCCCTTACGTTACGTATATCATGGTACTTAAAAAGGACTTTAGAAATGGTGGTGGAAAGACATCAATATCGCCATCGCTACATGCACTATTGAAGAAGAAAGATCTTGAACTCTGCcatggaagaaaataattttggcatttcaCCCGCATGAGGGGTACAAATTCAATAGGTTTTCGTAATCCGAAGCTGTTTCAAGATTATATACGGCATACTTCCTAAAGATATCGTACACTAACGGTACGAAAAAGTTTTGAACGATGTTTCCCGTTAAGCATGCTCAACTTTTAGATAGATATCGGAAAATAACCCGTTATTTGACTATAGAAGGTCGTCGCAGAGCTTCACCCATGTAACGTAGAACGTCACTAGAACTTGAATGACAGCCAGTAGACGGAAACGATGTGATATGGTTATTTATCTCACTTGCCAGCGATGCCACCATTTTCATCTGGGACTCCCATTACAGCTTTCTGCAATATTGGAATGAAAGGAACTTGAGTGGCAGTTTTAAAGAGCAAATTTATTCCAATAGGCCCAGGATAGAAATTGTCTTCATAATCCATTACCCGAATGCAGGACAAGGTGTATTGCACGTCGGTTTCTGaaatttggtagtgaaggaCAAACCTGATCCTGCAACCATGTAATGTCTGcatcaaaacataaataaagTACAAATCCAACATCTGCTTTCGGCAATTATATCCGTGTTCTAGCATTCTCAAAATCTTGGCAGCAATCAACTGAAACAAGATCCAAGAAACTGTCTCTTTACACGGTATCAAAGGTCATGCTATGATGCTAATCACATGAACCACTTTGTAATCTGACATTCAAGACAAAGTGACCAACTGAAAAATGACTCAGGCGTTTTCCCTTAATAACCGAGGTATCTACACTGGCAACCGGATACCACTGAACCCCATTCTCTACATATTTACCAAAGAAAATGGAACTTGCTTGGAGGGACACAAAGAATTCAGAGGAAATGGTTGCAAGGATTCTACGGTTTTAATATACCTTTATGTTCAAGGATTATAccacaaaagaaaatgcaaataCTGAAGACAATTCAACATTATTGAACAGTTGGgtctggaaaaaagaaaaaggaaaatggagaTGAATGTTTCTTGCCAAAGTTTGGAATTTTGAGAAAAGTAAAGATAATTTTGCATTcggaaatttcaaaaaccaaatcGGGTAGATACCAATTCAGAACTCCCACTCTCGGTCAAATCCAAGAAAAGAAACTTCAGCCGGGAACTTAAGAAGAAAAACTGGTTCAAAGCTACTGAGGAAACAGCAATTCATAATTCAACTAGTTTGTACAGAAGATATCAAGATAGGCTCATGAACAAGTTTTGTCAAACTAAAATGGCACACTAGACAACTGAGCTGTAAATCGACATTCTAGTTTAGAAACTGTTAAACAATGGGCATCAAAGTAATatattttccaagaaaaatcattCAATGAAATTGAGGAAAGACGTATTTTTCCAAATCTTCCCCACGTCATCAAGCATTTATCTCCTGTGACTTTTTCCATCGTTCGTTTAAAAAATTGCTTCTCCATTACTTTGCTCCTGTTGCCCCTAAAACTTCCCAAGTGTTCCATAGCAACATGCAACGGAACCAGGGAAAGAGTTCCAGTTCCAACTTCAAAGTACATTTACTAGTGAAACAATGAAATAAACTTACTAGGtagaaaaataaaccaattacTTCAGTCACGAATGTTATTTGATTACTCGTCCCAAATAAATTGGTTAAGTCCTTCGCTGAAACTACTCTATATAGTTGCTATGGtttcaaagaagaaaaggatATGTTTTCATACTTCATCATCTTCGTATATGTCCGTATGGGTTAAGTGAAATGAATATTTGACACATAACCAATCAACACTAGAGTTGAGAAAGtattttttgggtcaaactTATTAGCTATTCTATTATCTGCAATTATATAACCAGTAAGTTGCATCGCGAAAGATGTTACAGGGTCTATTATCGTACTTCAAGTCACATACAAACTCAAATAAGCAGTGTTGGCTAAAGAACGACAGTGAGAAAGCATGACTAGATAAAAAGAAAGcagtaaaactaacaaatttcaTGGGCATTAAAAATGCCCGAGGGTTGAAAACATACGTAGATGAGCTCTCTGGGAAGACAAGTATTCCATGTTCTTCCAAATTCTTACAGAGTTTTGGCGCTGTGATATTTGCACCCTCtagaatatcaaaaaatatctgTTCAAGAGAACAGAAAGTGCAAATTAGAAGTTGTGCATATTCCAAGAATGGAGAGAGTAAAGATTCTCAGtcaaagggagagagagagagagagagagagagagagagagagagagagagagagagaagcataaGTGTATATAATATGCATAGATACAATGTGAAACAAACGCAGTGAGAAAACATCCTCACCCACGCATAGATACAATGTGAAACAAACGCAGTGAGAAAACATCCTCACCCGCGCCTGCACAGCTTTACTATGGAAGCAATCGAAAAGAGTCATTCAACGAGCTAAGAAACGAAACTAACATGTGCTATCTGATCTTGCTTTTCCTCTGTTATTTCTCTTGGGAAAATTGTTCTCTTATCATTTCTAATCCTACCGTAAACGCTTACTATGAAAATTTCTGCCAAATGGGATGATCACTAAACCTGCTGCACTGTGAGGCTTGACTATGAAAAGATCTGCCTAACTGTTCCTCTATATAACTTATGCTACACTAGAAATTATGTATAGAATTCTAAACTTGGTCTAGTACGTCAATGCAAGTGCCAATTGTGttgataaaaacaaattaaaatagcTAGACTGTTACCAgataaagaagcaagaaagtaACTTTCCGAAAACAGACTAGATGGAGGGGGGAAACATAAATAGGGAAACAATACTATCTGTACTGTGGCTGCTTGCTGCAGCTCAGACTGTGCTGAAAGCTGATTTTTCTACAACGTGATCCCGATTATCAGCTTTTCCCAGCttatttaagcagttttttgCCAAAAAGTTGTTCCGATTCACGAAAGTTGAGGCAAACAAACTAACATAAattgccggaaaaaaaaaaactggtctTATAAGCTATACAAAATATCCAAGTCTATGCTATCATAACAAGGCTACTTACTATGTTGGTCTCCACCGAAGAAACATCCACCTTAAGTCCTTTGATTTCATTCAGTCCTTCTGGAAAACCAAATTCAGAAATACCATGAAACAGAGAAGTCtgctaaaaaataagtagcgaCATAGAGTAATATGTAGTATTTGAGTTTCCCAGTCAAATGGCAAGTGAAAAAACCACCTTTGCATATATTACGTGCAGATACTTAAGAGTTAGAAACTAAACATTTTGTGCTTATAGTTTATCATGCATTGAGCAAAACACAAAACTATGGAAAGCAACGATCAACCTCGAGCCTTCCAACGTTATCTAGCACTGCTAAGGTGTTATCGTGCATTGTCCTCAAAAGATAGGTGTTTTATATGATAAGGTGTTAAACAGGTGGAGTAATTTACTTGCTAAAGACTTGGCCTTCTTGTGATCACCCTCGAGCTTTCCAACATTATGTTGCACTGCAACCAAGGCAGCAGCACATACGACACCAACTTGTCTCATCCCACCACCTAAGGTCTTTCTGAGAGTCCTTGCCTGCAAACAAGTATTAAAAAAGAGCTAGGTATCAAGTATTTATGCTTCGAGAAAATAGGGTTCGTTTTTGTTGCGAAAATATCAGGAATAATACCCTAGCAATAAAAGCTTTTGAACCAACAATGACACTTCCAACTGGAGCACCTAAACCTTTTGATAAACATACCTACACAACACAAATAGAACAAACAgaccaaaccaaaaaagagtGAAGGATTATCTGCAAACACGATACAAGGAAAGATAACTTAAAATGCCAAAGCACCATGTACCGAAACTGAATCAGCAGCCTGCACAAGCCTATGAACAGGAACTCCAAGTGCCTGGGAATGAGTTTAATCAAGTTAaatccaatttttaaaaaagaaaagaaaaatcaagttaTAATTCTTGAAGTCGTGCATGAAAGCATTTATCACTAAATTTGCGTGAACCCCAAAGTAACCGTCCAGGGAGTGAGTCTAACTCTCCTGTAGGTCTGAGAGAGCAAATGGATGAGGTAGGAGACTAGTGCATTGGGTATGAAGTTTAGTTTCATGTTGCAGATGAccttttcatttctcatttgCTATGTtactgttagtaatttattttaatcaacgggtatatgtaatcttaacgtggggagattaataagtgtttaatatcatggagctcgtaatataattgagataaggacgggagagcaattataattctgtagtgaggtgaattataattattgaaataagaaatagaatcctagtgggattagggtttcttatttacactgggagcctagacttattactccttaggtccttatcatagccctatatatacacgttatgctctttaGGTCAGATACacgtttttctattattcacaaaatagaGACAAGCTTAGAGAGAGCAGATAGATCAtgaaagagtccacactcggttcgtgttcgtgttctagacgtgcaggagACAGATCATGAAAGAGTCCACACTCAGTTCGTGTTCTAAACGTGTAGGAAATACGATAGAAGGTACAgtgcagtattcgtggtttatagcaagacggCGTGTTATAACAAATTCAACCAGTGTTCGTGTCGCAGGATgaggtaaaaccctaattccgccttgtaggggtttgcaatttttgttgtctaatctgtacgcgtcattactggatTCTGGGAATCGTTTCCCAACAGTTACGTCGATGTACATTGCCAACATCTAAATACATAATATGTGCAGCATTGTCTCAGAAATCTATGTCCTCGCAGAAGATTGAAAGACATAATTTGAGTATCGAGCTAGATATATGTAACTaaaaacttggaaaatattgtTACTCACAACTGATGCATTAAATATACGGGCACCATCGATGTGAAGCTTCAGGCCGTGCTTCTTTGCTAGGTCCCCAACTTTATCTGTATACTCTACAGATAGGCATTTACCTCCACAGCTGCGTTAAGATGCCATCCGCAAGCATTGCATTACATGTATGAAATGCCAATCAAATGGTAAAATACTCCTtggttactaaaaaaaaaatgacagtaCTGACTTCTTATCAaaagataacaaaaataaaaaataaaaaaataatcaacttttaaaatccgaacaagtatttttttcttACACTTTGTGTACCTTCGCTCAAAAGATAGGAGTATTTAGTTAAACAATTCAGAATACTATAAGGAGAATGTTTAAACACAGATACGCAATACGTTCTTTGTATACTGCTCCACccaaaataagcaaaaaaaaaaatcttctccTTGTTCTTCGTACTTTTGCTTCATTTGGGAGATTTTTTCTCATTCAACTGAATTGTGATCAAATGCAGAAGTTCACTTCAGTATGAGGAAACTTCCAATGCATCATGTCACATACATTAAATTTAGATCGCATAATGAAAACTAAACACAGTGCCGCCACCACATAACAAAACTATGTGCATGCTTTGAAAGTAGAATCTCCAGTCACCTGTTCAACCTGATTTACAGCAGTTCGATATAGTACTGTTACCTTGAATAGCTTAATTAAGACAAAAACTTGCATAGATGATCACGAGTGACAAAATTCTTTAATCTCTTCGATCGACTCAAAACAACGAGCAACAGAGCAGTGAAAAATGTTAAGTACTTGGATGTCAAACCATGCTTCATGAAAAAGAATCTAaagttgttttttctttgtttagttACTAGCCAAAAAGTGAACAAGTGCACATAAATTCATTTTCCTCTTCGTTTCCTCACTCAACAAATCCAAGATGGATTAGAAAACCACATAATATACATGCATATTGTCCAAATGGGTACATTTCTGTATGAAAATAGTCGGGAGTGTTTAATAGCAGAAGTCCCTATTGTTATAACTTATTTTCCAACCCTCAAGTCAAATCCCCAGGTCCATTCCTTCCAGGTCTCTCGTGCAACAACCTTTGACGTTTTTTCCCGAAATCTCTGGAACAGATAAGCTAAGGAGAAGCTGCAAGTCACATCAGTAAGACCCAAGCCTAGTTATCACGTTGGCTGGGCAAGGGAGCAGCTCAACCACCAAGCCGATCCCTTGCTCTTACGTTTGACAGTTAGGGAGTTCTGTATGAACAATCCATATCAAGTTTTACCAATATATTTGTATGGATATTAGTTTGTAGTCTACTGATCTGTTCTTTTCTTGTCTCCCTAGCATAACAatatttttccccttttctctccTACTTACCGCAGTGGAGTGTGGAATGGTAACAGATAGCAAAAAAGTAGAATCGAATTTGATTACTGTCTCAGATAGGAAATATATCTATGAGAACTTTTAAATGCATttgttaaaaataagtactcacCTCCCATGTGTATTTTCCAAGCAGATAAGCCTGGTAACCGGGTAAATAATATCCAATCTAGGGTCCCTGATGGCCGCTTCAATGAGATCAATATCCATTGTTCCG
It encodes:
- the LOC131325874 gene encoding low-specificity L-threonine aldolase 1-like codes for the protein MVTGRVDLRSDTVTKPSEAMRAAMANAEVDDDVYGCDPTALRLETEMARLTGKEAAVFVPSGTMGNLISVLVHCEIRGSEVILGDKSHIHIYENGGISTIGGVHPRTVKNNEDGTMDIDLIEAAIRDPRLDIIYPVTRLICLENTHGSCGGKCLSVEYTDKVGDLAKKHGLKLHIDGARIFNASVALGVPVHRLVQAADSVSVCLSKGLGAPVGSVIVGSKAFIARARTLRKTLGGGMRQVGVVCAAALVAVQHNVGKLEGDHKKAKSLAKGLNEIKGLKVDVSSVETNIIFFDILEGANITAPKLCKNLEEHGILVFPESSSTIRFVLHYQISETDVQYTLSCIRKAVMGVPDENGGIAGK